The following proteins come from a genomic window of Aspergillus luchuensis IFO 4308 DNA, chromosome 3, nearly complete sequence:
- the MDM31 gene encoding mitochondrial distribution and morphology protein (BUSCO:EOG092615Y4;~COG:S;~EggNog:ENOG410PFEP;~InterPro:IPR012571;~PFAM:PF08118;~TransMembrane:3 (i135-152o158-179i600-620o);~go_component: GO:0005743 - mitochondrial inner membrane [Evidence IEA];~go_process: GO:0000001 - mitochondrion inheritance [Evidence IEA];~go_process: GO:0007005 - mitochondrion organization [Evidence IEA]) — protein MPHRISTPGRKGLGIVSWLTITRDFHTSPDDRRTTELRKDSKNHNDGRHHPDRLGKASETSINDKSQVSEPQLPELNQKGQLNRHLRDRLPHIPHLHRPTKEELLAAANGFWSRLKVRFKWFSIRSVRPFNLDEITALFSWVLLGHVVWVVLGTTTFFSLLIIAINTVFAQETLAGWIGNYLTKSSGVKVVFESAIVPKWKDGVITFKNVFVSRRPGQGTGHVSKGSSKTAAAVAAAALGEQTNPELPEQRPVSDEEDTNYTQFDVSIETVNVTLSFTKWINGKGLLRDVEVRGIRGVVDRRYVHWSDDDLDPKSYRHEHNPGDFEIDSFKMSDVLVTVYQPDNFRPFPVSIFSCDLPQLRKQWLFYDFMSANMMSGSYDNSLFTIHPRQTHGFTGAQLENGGEEDGKPSPWKKHSRIRIDGLNIDHLNRGVQGPFSWIHEGTVDIVSDIMFPAENDESLAKVMAGFYDRLEATVSSNLDLESTTSHINSSEETAAEDDRRFLVTDLRLHLNNVRAVVPLFTRDLSYINNALIRPIVAYINSRRTFIPVNCRLVKRLGDFDGSWTTWDSGLMDDLSAAVYDAFARDVVDEQARKRRFKKVGFWSLQLAAQAIFMGMAGNIA, from the exons ATGCCGCATAGGATCTCTACACCGGGAAGAAAAGGCTTGGGTATTGTCTCCTGGCTTACGATTACGCGTGATTTTCATACGAGCCCAGATGATCGGAGGACGACCGAGTTACGGAAGGATTCCAAAAATCATAATGACggccgccatcatcctgaCAGGCTCGGTAAAGCTTCTGAGACATCCATCAACGATAAAAGTCAGGTCTCCGAGCCGCAGCTACCTGAGCTTAATCAAAAAGGGCAATTAAACCGCCATCTCAGGGACCGATTGCCACATATACCGCACTTGCACCGGCCCACGAAAGAAGAATTGTTGGCTGCAGCTAATGGGTTCTGGTCACGACTTAAGGTCCGGTTCAAGTGGTTCTCTATACGAAGTGTCAGGCCTTTCAATCTGGATGAAATAACCGCTCTCTTCTCATGGGTGCTCTTGGGACATGTGGTTTGGGTAGTCTTGGGTACTACCACTTTCTTCTCATTGCTTATCATTGCGATCAATACCGTGTTCGCCCAAG AAAcattggctggctggatcgGCAATTATCTCACCAAGTCTTCCGGTGTAAAAGTCGTCTTCGAGTCTGCGATTGTTCCGAAATGGAAAGATGGCGTGATCACTTTCAAGAACGTCTTTGTCTCCAGGCGGCCAGGACAAGGAACGGGGCATGTAAGTAAGGGCTCTTCGAAAaccgctgctgctgtcgccgccgccgccctcGGGGAGCAAACCAACCCTGAACTGCCCGAGCAGCGGCCCGTGtcagatgaagaggacaCCAACTACACACAATTCGATGTGTCGATCGAAACGGTCAATGTTACCTTGTCATTCACGAAGTGGATCAACGGTAAAGGACTTCTTCGTGACGTTGAGGTACGGGGCATTCGCGGGGTAGTCGACCGCAGATATGTTCACTGGTCGGATGACGATCTTGATCCCAAATCTTATCGACACGAGCACAATCCTGGTGATTTCGAGATTGATTCTTTTAAGATGAGCGATGTCTTGGTTACCGTGTACCAGCCAGACAACTTCAGACCCTTCCCTGTCAGCATCTTTTCATGTGATTTGCCTCAATTGAGAAAACAGTGGCTATTCTATGACTTCATGTCCGCCAATATGATGTCGGGGTCATACGATAACTCATTGTTCACCATCCACCCTCGACAAACTCATGGCTTTACCGGGGCACAGCTGGAAaatggaggtgaagaagatggtaaACCGAGTCCATGGAAGAAGCATAGCAGGATTCGTATTGATGGTCTAAATATTGATCATCTAAATCGGGGAGTCCAGGGCCCGTTTTCTTGGATACATGAAGGAACGGTCGACATCGTTTCCGACATCATGTTTCCCGCAGAGAATGATGAAAGCCTTGCGAAGGTTATGGCCGGATTCTATGATCGGCTAGAAGCGACAGTCTCGTCTAACCTGGACCTTGAGTCGACCACGTCCCACATAAATTCGTCAGAAGAAACTGCTGCCGAAGATGACCGGCGATTCCTAGTCACCGATCTCCGCCTCCACTTGAACAATGTCAGGGCCGTTGTTCCTCTTTTCACACGTGACCTTTCATATATCAACAATGCGCTTATTAGACCCATTGTTGCCTATATTAATTCAAGGCGTACATTCATTCCAGTGAACTGTCGCCTCGTCAAACGCCTCGGAGATTTTGATGGCAGTTGGACCACTTGGGATAGCGGCTTGATGGATGATCTTTCGGCAGCG GTATACGATGCGTTTGCACGAGATGTGGTTGATGAGCAAGCTCGGAAGCGTCGTTTCAAGAAAGTTGGCTTCTGGTCACTCCAACTAGCTGCCCAGGCCATTTTTATGGGCATGGCCGGAAATATAGCATAG
- the prs3 gene encoding proteasome core particle subunit beta 6 (BUSCO:EOG0926457R;~COG:O;~EggNog:ENOG410PHF4;~InterPro:IPR035202,IPR029055,IPR001353,IPR023333;~MEROPS:MER0005692;~PFAM:PF00227;~go_component: GO:0005839 - proteasome core complex [Evidence IEA];~go_function: GO:0004298 - threonine-type endopeptidase activity [Evidence IEA];~go_process: GO:0051603 - proteolysis involved in cellular protein catabolic process [Evidence IEA]), whose protein sequence is MTTLAGNPLSEAIGYSFSNANSAPHREHSFYPYTDNGGSTLGITGSDFAILAGDTRSVAGYNINSRYVPKVFKIGGDDESGEGANIVLSVVGFAADGQALKERLDAVVKMYKYQHGKPMSVRACAQRLSTILYQKRFFPYYVHAILAGLDEDGKGALYSYDPVGSYEREQCRAAGSAASLIMPFLDNQVNFKNQYIPGSGEGHALEPKKAEPLPRDTVEQLVRDAFTSAVERHIEVGDGLQMMVITRSGIEEIYYPLKKD, encoded by the exons ATGACGACTCTTGCCGGCAACCCTCTTAGCGAGGCCATCGGATACTCCTTCTCCAATGCGAACAGTGCTCCCCACAGAGAGCACTCTTTCTATCC TTATACGGATAACGGCGGCTCTACCTTAGGCATTACTGGCTCCGATTTCGCGATCCTGGCTGGAGATACTCGATCCGTTGCAGGATACAACATTAACTCTCGTTATGTTCCCAAGGTGTTCAAGATTGGCGGTGATGACGAGTCTGGCGAAGGTGCCAACATCGTCTTGTCAGTCGTGGGTTTCGCAGCAGATGGCCAGGCCCTCAAAGAGCGACTAGATGCAGTGGTGAAGATGTACAAATACCAACACGGAAAGCCCATGTCCGTGAGAGCCTGTGCCCAGCGCTTGTCAACAATTCTTTACCAGAAACGGTTCTTTCCCTACTATGTGCATGCTATCTTAGCGGGCTTGGACGAGGATGGTAAGGGTGCCTTGTACAGCTACGATCCGGTTGGCTCGTACGAGAGAGAGCAATGCAGGGCTGCAGGGTCTGCAGCAAGTCTGATCATGCCGTTCCTGGACAACCAGGTCAACTTCAAAAACCAATATATTCCGGGTAGCGGGGAAGGGCATGCCCTTGAGCCCAAGAAAGCGGAGCCACTACCAAGAGATACTGTTGAGCAGCTGGTGCGAGATGCATTCACTAGCGCCGTCGAAAGACATATTGAGGTCGGAGATGGCTTGCAGATGATGGTTATTACCAGGAGTGGGATCGAGGAGATTTATTAtccgttgaagaaggatTAG
- a CDS encoding HCNGP domain-containing protein (COG:S;~EggNog:ENOG410PPRM;~InterPro:IPR012479;~PFAM:PF07818;~go_process: GO:0006355 - regulation of transcription, DNA-templated [Evidence IEA]): MLGLGAYESSSDEEVENNLPSVHSKKIASQQAQPQEVTKATETANEATPSKEIPVPNTDRPVLGPTHEGSQNPQEQPAEHSQVFSADRTLIHDLTLPPIPNLDIPPSPPGSPNPAANAKFAHFLTLKKQGMHFNEKLAGSTSLKNPSLLKKMMDHAGIDEQAQYHTSLPPEIWNISDLPSWGYKEELLKAQREIQNRAEEKKSAGQRDAINFVPATPSEFSRAGPIPSSRPKQR, from the exons ATGCTTGGCTTAGGAGCGTATGAAAGCAGCAGTGACGAAGAGGTGGAAAATAATTTGCCCTCAGTACATTCGAAG AAGATCGCAAGCCAGCAAGCGCAGCCACAGGAAGTGACAAAAGCTACAG AAACCGCCAATGAAGCCACACCATCGAAAGAGATACCTGTTCCAAACACAGACAGGCCTGTTCTTGGGCCGACGCATGAAGGCTCACAAAATCCGCAAGAGCAACCAGCCGAACATTCACAAGTCTTCTCAGCGGACCGAACATTAATCCATGACCTAACACTTCCTCCGATACCAAATCTAGacatcccaccatctccccctGGCTCTCCTAACCCTGCAGCAAATGCCAAATTCGCACACTTCTTGACCCTAAAGAAACAGGGCATGCATTTTAACGAAAAGCTCGCCGGGTCTACATCCCTCAAAAACCCCAGTTtactgaagaagatgatggaccaTGCCGGCATTGATGAACAAGCACAATATCACACATCTTTACCACCTGAAATATGGAATATCAGCGATCTGCCAAGTTGGGGGTATAAAGAGGAGCTTCTAAAAGCGCAGAGGGAAATTCAGAATAGggctgaagaaaagaagtccGCAGGACAAAGGGATGCTATCAACTTTGTGCCTGCCACGCCTAGCGAGTTCTCCCGTGCAGGCCCTATTCCTAGCTCAAGGCCGAAACAAAGGTAA
- the PNO1 gene encoding pre-rRNA-processing protein PNO1 (BUSCO:EOG09264SQJ;~COG:A;~EggNog:ENOG410PG9H;~InterPro:IPR039912,IPR036612;~go_function: GO:0003723 - RNA binding [Evidence IEA]), translating to MPAPTALRQNAEVEMTETLAAPTMSEQDEEILIDAQTSADQVTAGLAPEIEPTQDSDMRIDEEGRPLFTPAKDTSRVYRVESRKVPVPPHRMTPLKASWARIYPPLVEHLKLQVRMNIKNRAVELRTSRFTTDTEALQKGEDFVKAFTLGFDVDDAIALLRLDDLYIRSFEIRDIKALNGEHLSRAIGRCAGKDGRTKFAIENATRTRIVIADQKIHLLGAVKNVDCAQQAIVSLILGSPPGKVYGNLRKVASRMKERF from the exons ATGCCTGCACCCACAGCTTTACGGCAAAATGCCGAAGTAGAAATGACAGAGACGCTTGCTGCGCCTACTATGTCAG AGCAAGATGAGGAAATCTTGATCGACGCCCAAACGTCGGCAGATCAGGTTACTGCAGGACTCGCGCCTGAGATTGAGCCTACTCAAGACAGCGATATGCGTATCGACGAAGAGGGACGGCCCCTCTTCACGCCAGCCAAAGACACTAGCAGGGTATATCGAGTTGAAAGCAGGAAGGTTCCTGTACCACCGCATAGGATGACTCCATTGAAGGCTAGCTGGGCACGCATCTATCCCCCGCTCGTCGAACACCTCAAACTTCAAGTGCGCATGAACATCAAGAATCGAGCTGTGGAACTACGTACGTCACGATTCACGACCGATACGGAAGCCCTGCAGAAGGGCGAGGATTTCGTCAAAGCTTTTACTCTTGGATTCGATGTCGACGACGCTATCGCACTTCTCAGGTTGGATGATCTTTACATACGTTCATTTGAGATTCGGGATATCAAAGCCCTCAACGGAGAGCACCTTAGTCGTGCAATTGGACGTTGTGCTGGTAAAGATGGGCGAACAAAGTTTGCGATAGAGAACGCTACTCGGACAAGAATTGTCATTGCAGACCAGAAGATTCACCTGCTAGGCGCAGTGAAGAATGTCGACTGTGCCCAACAGGCCATTGTTAGCTTGATTCTTGGCAGTCCACCG GGCAAAGTGTATGGGAACCTTCGTAAGGTGGCTTCTCGCATGAAGGAGCGTTTttag